In the Topomyia yanbarensis strain Yona2022 chromosome 3, ASM3024719v1, whole genome shotgun sequence genome, one interval contains:
- the LOC131691392 gene encoding uncharacterized protein LOC131691392, whose protein sequence is MSIKLKLNITDVETSLTDKPKLHYIPATIRGDGPAKVNQYFDTYTEKLEDKTFVNGLRGFPLRGKQMELPTGYCGVIFQETQKPLSTEENRNFTFAGAFKQFTYWNYDKIPSKNDPLVKALSWMELAQVLHNPLPLHDENGSIEKGE, encoded by the exons ATGTCGATCAAATTAAAGTTAAACATCACCGACGTAGAAACGAGTTTAACTGACAAACCAAAACTTCATTACATTCCGGCTACGATCCGCGGCGACGGACCGGCTAAAGTgaatcaatattttgatacctacaccGAAAAGCTGGAGGACAAAA CGTTTGTGAATGGTCTTCGGGGGTTTCCTTTGCGAGGTAAACAAATGGAGCTGCCGACTGGTTACTGTGGAGTTATTTTTCAGGAGACGCAAAAACCACTATCAACCGAGGAAAACCGAAATTTCACGTTTGCTGGAGCTTTTAAACAGTTTACCTACTGGAACTACGATAAGATTCCCTCGAAAAACGATCCCCTTGTGAAGGCACTTAGTTGGATGGAATTAGCACAAGTTCTTCATAATCCACTTCCGTTACACGACGAGAACGGATCGATAGAGAAGGGAGAATAA